A region from the Tigriopus californicus strain San Diego chromosome 9, Tcal_SD_v2.1, whole genome shotgun sequence genome encodes:
- the LOC131886114 gene encoding coiled-coil domain-containing protein 77-like (The sequence of the model RefSeq protein was modified relative to this genomic sequence to represent the inferred CDS: added 75 bases not found in genome assembly), protein MAENMPPPGDDIRKSRSCPQLQPATADAGSLRTLLQNLPPSREILAFYQAKVQQFEAEEAEWASKLSSHRDLIEANLHLERQAAVKDEEIGRLQTAVQEMRAALVHERKRSQQLETQNDSLKIQELESRQKMLVLLEICGKTDNEITRLLTQAKGKEKQDMFIPERIKDYIRRDEKRLNNRRVQRSAENLRLEVLALESQLLEQEKCHLEQVSMLEEDKRNLRHSQEQIRQSYDGKFDAMSKQLEVLAQTQDELTQELVKSRGKFRKKERQWINEKEVFLRKLQFIQHYGCDQSPDEAGFYTGQRSAFRLGGEHQFRRRIEKITAELSEQKQLVENYKSRLLISHVESENLREQSQSAKDILRKRTKAMLEQVEVLKDRYDALEQRKRKEAEGYQADVIQLQQKIKKIETQLVSTAISKNKEHDYIKTIKAYEKELDEIKRSLKKNPQWLN, encoded by the exons GCCGATGCGGGCTCGTTACGGACTCTACTACAGAATCTTCCCCCTTCCCGCGAGATTTTGGCCTTTTATCAGGCCAAGGTCCAACAGTTCGAAGCCGAAGAGGCTGAATGGGCCTCGAAATTGTCCTCACACCGTGATTTGATCGAGGCCAACTTGCATTTAGAACGGCAAGCGGCGGTCAAGGACGAGGAGATCGGTCGGTTGCAGACTGCGGTCCAAGAAATGCGGGCGGCCTTGGTGCATGAACGCAAACGGTCACAACAACTCGAGACCCAAAACGACAGTCTCAAA ATTCAAGAGCTGGAAAGTCGTCAAAAGATGCTTGTTTTGCTGGAGATTTGTGGGAAAACGGACAATGAAATCACACGCCTGTTGACCCAGGCCAAGGGTAAGGAGAAACAAGATATGTTCATTCCTGAGAGGATCAAAGATTACATCCGACGAGATGAG AAGCGTCTAAACAATCGGCGAGTTCAAAGAAGTGCGGAGAATCTTCGCTTGGAGGTCTTGGCCTTGGAAAGTCAGCTCttggagcaagaaaaatgccatctGGAACAGGTGTCCATGTTAGAGGAGGATAAAAGAAATCTCCGTCACTCACAAGAGCAGATTCGCCAGAGTTATGATGGCAAATTTGATGCCATGTCCAAGCA GTTGGAAGTTCTGGCGCAAACTCAAGATGAATTGACGCAAGAACTGGTGAAGTCACGTGGGAAATTTCGCAAGAAAGAACGCCAATGGATCAATGAGAAAGAGGTATTCCTGAGAAAACTCCAATTTATTCAGCATTACGGCTGTGATCAATCTCCGGATGAAGCCGGATTCTACACGGGACAACGCTCCGCTTTCAGACTCGGAGGCGAGCATCAATTTCGAAGAAGAATTGAGAAAATCACG GCCGAGCTGAGCGAGCAAAAGCAATTAGTGGAGAATTATAAATCCCGTTTATTAATCAGCCATGTCGAGAGTGAGAATCTCCGAGAACAGAGCCAAAGCGCCAAAGACATTTTGAGA AAACGAACCAAGGCCATGCTTGAGCAAGTTGAAGTGCTCAAAGACAGATACGATGCGTTAGAACAAAGGAAACGAAAAGAGGCCGAAGGCTATCAAGCGGATGTGATTCAACTGCAGCAGAAAATCAAGAAGATTGAAACCCAATTGGTGTCCACCGccatttcaaagaacaaaG aGCATGATTACATCAAGACAATCAAAGCCTACGAAAAGGAGCTAGATGAAATCAAAAGAAGCCTGAAGAAAAATCCTCAGTGGCTGAATTAA